The Geotalea uraniireducens Rf4 genome window below encodes:
- a CDS encoding NADH-quinone oxidoreductase subunit NuoE family protein has translation MSDAPAEVLPTEEIDLAAANQIIDKFLTLPGNLMPVLQGIQDEYGYIPRPTIDLVAERLNVYPSQIYGVLTFYAQFHLKPRGKFIIRVCVGTACHVQGAERIVDTFFDKLHIGHAETSPDLRFTFEKVACLGACGMAPLAMVNDDTFGKMTVQKVEGIIADYSQRPMK, from the coding sequence ATGAGTGACGCTCCAGCCGAAGTGCTTCCAACAGAAGAAATAGATTTAGCTGCAGCCAACCAGATTATAGATAAATTTCTGACGCTGCCAGGGAACCTTATGCCTGTTCTGCAGGGGATACAGGACGAGTACGGTTATATACCAAGACCTACTATTGACCTTGTAGCTGAAAGACTCAATGTCTATCCCAGTCAGATATATGGTGTCCTTACGTTTTATGCACAGTTTCACCTCAAGCCTCGTGGGAAGTTCATCATCAGGGTTTGCGTGGGAACGGCGTGCCACGTTCAGGGTGCCGAGCGCATTGTCGATACGTTCTTCGATAAACTGCATATCGGTCATGCGGAAACATCACCGGATCTGCGCTTCACCTTTGAGAAGGTTGCCTGCCTTGGTGCCTGTGGTATGGCGCCGCTGGCAATGGTTAATGATGATACGTTCGGTAAGATGACGGTTCAGAAAGTTGAAGGAATCATTGCCGACTACAGTCAGCGGCCGATGAAATAG
- the nuoD gene encoding NADH dehydrogenase (quinone) subunit D yields the protein MASTEIMTINMGPQHPSTHGVLRLIVELDGEIIQKVTPHIGYLHRGIEKLSEHRTYHQTIPLTDRLDYLAPMSNNLGYVLAVEKLLGIDVPERAQVIRVIMAELTRLKSHLVWIACHALDIGAMTVFLYAFRERENIMDIYEMVSGARMTSNFFRVGGLSKDIPEGFTAAVREVLDTFPGHFDTYEGLLTKNTIWLQRTIGNGVISAEDAIDYGITGPALRGSGVDWDLRRDNPYSGYEKYDFKVPVGENCDTFDRYKVRLVEMRESVKIIRQALDSLKPGPVLADEPQICYPPKENVYNSIEGLIHHFKIASEGFSTPEGEVYQSVEAPKGELGYYLVSDGSTKPYRMRIRPPSFVNLQAIEKMAKGAMIADLVAVIGTLDIVLGEIDR from the coding sequence ATGGCTAGTACAGAGATAATGACAATAAACATGGGGCCGCAACATCCAAGTACACATGGCGTGTTGCGTCTGATTGTCGAGCTCGACGGCGAAATAATTCAAAAAGTTACGCCCCATATCGGTTATCTGCACCGGGGCATAGAAAAGCTTTCCGAGCATCGGACTTATCATCAGACCATTCCGCTTACGGACCGTCTTGATTACTTGGCTCCCATGAGCAACAATCTTGGCTATGTTCTGGCAGTGGAAAAACTGCTTGGTATTGATGTGCCTGAGAGGGCTCAGGTCATTCGTGTAATTATGGCGGAGCTCACAAGGCTCAAGTCACATCTTGTCTGGATTGCCTGTCACGCCCTCGATATAGGCGCCATGACGGTTTTCCTCTATGCTTTCCGCGAGCGCGAAAATATCATGGATATTTATGAAATGGTTTCAGGCGCCCGGATGACCAGCAATTTCTTCCGGGTTGGCGGCCTTTCCAAGGATATCCCCGAAGGTTTCACTGCTGCGGTTCGAGAAGTACTGGATACCTTTCCGGGACATTTTGATACCTATGAAGGGCTGTTGACCAAAAACACCATATGGTTGCAAAGAACCATAGGTAATGGCGTGATATCGGCTGAGGATGCAATAGACTATGGCATTACCGGTCCTGCATTGCGTGGCTCTGGTGTGGACTGGGACCTCAGGCGGGACAATCCCTACAGCGGTTATGAAAAATATGATTTCAAGGTGCCGGTTGGAGAGAACTGCGATACATTCGATCGTTACAAGGTACGTCTTGTGGAAATGCGTGAATCGGTCAAGATAATCAGGCAGGCCCTTGATTCACTGAAACCGGGTCCGGTGCTCGCTGACGAGCCGCAGATATGCTATCCGCCGAAGGAAAACGTATATAACTCCATCGAGGGTCTCATACATCACTTCAAAATTGCCAGTGAAGGTTTCTCTACTCCGGAAGGAGAAGTATACCAGTCGGTTGAGGCTCCCAAGGGTGAGCTTGGCTACTATCTGGTCAGCGATGGCAGCACAAAACCGTATAGGATGAGGATTCGTCCGCCATCATTCGTTAATTTGCAGGCTATTGAGAAAATGGCTAAGGGCGCCATGATTGCCGATCTGGTCGCGGTCATTGGAACGCTTGATATCGTCCTTGGTGAAATTGACAGGTAA
- a CDS encoding NADH-quinone oxidoreductase subunit C, with protein MAENNRAVIKLREKFASSILEVKEFRGEVTVIVRKEDIVALCKFLKEELRYNLLTDVTAVDYLGKDPRFMVVYNIYSIPNKDRLRIKAPVTEGECTIDTVCGVWTTANWLEREAYDLMGIIFKNHPDLRRIMMTDDWVGHPLRKDYPLQGPDREPYKGRLS; from the coding sequence ATGGCTGAAAATAATAGAGCAGTAATCAAACTTCGTGAAAAATTTGCTTCCTCAATCCTTGAAGTGAAGGAATTTCGCGGTGAGGTAACTGTTATCGTAAGAAAGGAAGACATAGTTGCATTATGCAAATTCCTTAAGGAAGAGCTGCGCTATAACCTCCTGACTGACGTAACAGCAGTTGACTATCTGGGAAAAGATCCCAGATTCATGGTGGTCTACAATATTTACTCTATTCCTAATAAGGATCGACTCCGTATCAAGGCGCCGGTAACGGAAGGTGAGTGTACTATCGATACTGTTTGCGGGGTCTGGACAACGGCTAACTGGTTGGAGAGGGAAGCCTATGACCTTATGGGGATAATTTTCAAGAATCATCCCGATCTCCGTAGAATCATGATGACCGATGACTGGGTAGGACATCCACTCCGCAAAGATTACCCGTTGCAGGGGCCGGATCGCGAACCATATAAGGGGCGGTTGTCCTAA
- a CDS encoding NuoB/complex I 20 kDa subunit family protein has protein sequence MGVEQPLGDNIVTASLDGLVNWARKSSIWPMTFGLACCAIEMMATGAAKHDLDRFGIIFRASPRQSDCIIIAGTVTKKMLPVIKTVYEQMPEPKWVIAMGACACSGGVFDTYSVVQGVDEALPVDVYIPGCPPRPEALLYGLMKLQDKIGKERNSFGSAIGLGDRLEPAA, from the coding sequence ATGGGAGTAGAGCAACCATTGGGCGATAACATTGTTACGGCTTCCCTGGACGGCCTGGTTAACTGGGCGAGAAAGTCCTCCATTTGGCCGATGACCTTTGGTCTTGCTTGTTGCGCTATCGAAATGATGGCGACCGGCGCAGCCAAGCACGACCTTGACCGTTTCGGCATAATCTTTCGCGCCTCACCGAGGCAGTCAGACTGTATTATCATAGCAGGTACCGTCACCAAAAAAATGCTGCCAGTCATCAAGACGGTCTATGAGCAGATGCCCGAGCCTAAGTGGGTAATTGCGATGGGCGCGTGTGCCTGTTCCGGCGGTGTTTTCGATACTTATAGTGTAGTGCAGGGAGTCGATGAGGCATTGCCCGTCGATGTCTATATTCCTGGGTGCCCCCCGAGACCGGAAGCGCTGCTTTATGGCCTTATGAAATTACAGGATAAGATTGGTAAGGAGCGGAATTCGTTTGGCTCTGCGATAGGCCTCGGTGACAGGCTGGAACCGGCCGCCTAA
- a CDS encoding NADH-quinone oxidoreductase subunit A, protein MLGAYLPIIVLVVVAVLFGCGSLIFSSLIGQKKPSVVKMAPYECGCEPVGSARERFSIKFYIIAMLFILFDIEAVFLYPWAVLFKRLGMFGLMEMGVFIVILFVGYIYVWKKGALEWE, encoded by the coding sequence ATGCTTGGTGCCTATCTGCCAATTATTGTTCTAGTCGTTGTTGCGGTGCTCTTCGGGTGCGGCTCGCTTATTTTTTCATCGCTTATCGGCCAGAAAAAGCCTTCAGTGGTAAAGATGGCGCCTTACGAGTGTGGATGTGAGCCGGTTGGCAGTGCTCGGGAGCGCTTCTCGATAAAATTCTATATCATCGCCATGTTGTTTATATTGTTCGATATTGAGGCTGTTTTTCTCTACCCATGGGCAGTGCTGTTTAAGAGGTTGGGAATGTTCGGCCTCATGGAGATGGGCGTATTCATAGTAATTCTTTTTGTCGGTTATATTTATGTCTGGAAAAAAGGAGCGTTGGAATGGGAGTAG
- the hemL gene encoding glutamate-1-semialdehyde 2,1-aminomutase has protein sequence MNYSRSELLFQEAQKAIPGGVNSPVRAFKSVGTDPLFIEKASGSRIYDVDGNEFIDYVGSWGPMILGHCHPQVVAAVKSAVDNGCSFGAPTELEITLAEMVIEAVPSIEMVRMVSSGTEATMSAIRLARGYTGRDKILKFSGCYHGHSDSLLVKAGSGAATFGVPDSPGVPQDFAKHTLTATYNDLESVNKLVAENKNQISCIIVEPVAGNMGTVPPREGFLEGLRSLCTEEGIVLIFDEVMSGFRVAYGGAQELYNVTPDMTTLGKIIGGGLPVGAFGGKKEIMSLLSPSGGVYQAGTLSGNPLAMTAGIETLKLLQTEGFYQDLDRKSDYVASGIAKAAKDAGFPIYSTRVGSMFCAFFSKKPVYDWTSAAACDTKAFAKYFRLMLDEGIYLAPSQFETAFVSIAHSTDDLDKTIAAAAKAFKSL, from the coding sequence ATGAACTACAGCCGTTCTGAACTCTTATTCCAGGAAGCGCAAAAAGCCATTCCCGGCGGCGTAAACAGCCCTGTCCGTGCCTTCAAATCCGTCGGCACAGACCCTTTATTCATCGAGAAAGCGTCCGGATCCAGAATTTACGACGTTGATGGCAATGAGTTTATTGATTATGTCGGATCATGGGGCCCCATGATTCTCGGGCACTGCCATCCACAGGTTGTCGCCGCCGTGAAGTCAGCCGTCGACAATGGTTGCAGTTTCGGCGCGCCCACAGAACTGGAAATCACCCTGGCCGAAATGGTCATCGAAGCAGTTCCATCCATTGAGATGGTAAGGATGGTTAGTTCCGGCACTGAAGCGACCATGAGCGCCATCCGCCTTGCCAGAGGCTATACCGGCAGAGACAAGATACTGAAGTTTTCAGGATGCTACCACGGTCACTCTGACTCGCTTCTTGTTAAAGCCGGCTCCGGTGCCGCCACTTTCGGCGTACCCGACTCGCCCGGCGTGCCGCAGGATTTTGCCAAGCATACCTTAACTGCCACCTATAATGATCTGGAGTCAGTTAACAAGCTCGTCGCCGAGAACAAAAACCAGATTTCCTGCATTATAGTCGAACCTGTTGCCGGCAACATGGGCACAGTTCCCCCCAGAGAAGGCTTTCTCGAGGGCCTCCGCTCTCTCTGCACAGAAGAAGGCATCGTACTGATTTTCGACGAGGTGATGTCTGGTTTCAGGGTAGCCTATGGCGGAGCGCAGGAACTTTATAACGTTACCCCGGACATGACCACCCTCGGCAAGATCATCGGCGGCGGACTCCCAGTCGGCGCTTTCGGCGGCAAAAAGGAGATCATGTCCCTCCTTTCTCCATCTGGCGGAGTTTACCAGGCCGGGACACTTTCCGGCAACCCCCTGGCCATGACTGCAGGCATAGAAACGCTCAAACTGCTCCAGACAGAAGGCTTCTACCAGGATCTGGACAGGAAAAGCGACTATGTCGCTTCCGGCATCGCCAAGGCAGCAAAAGATGCCGGTTTCCCCATATATTCGACCAGGGTAGGCAGTATGTTTTGCGCATTTTTTTCCAAGAAGCCGGTCTATGACTGGACTTCGGCCGCAGCTTGCGACACCAAAGCTTTCGCCAAATATTTCCGTCTGATGCTCGATGAGGGGATTTACCTTGCGCCATCCCAGTTTGAAACCGCCTTCGTTTCAATAGCCCATTCCACCGATGATCTTGACAAGACCATTGCCGCCGCTGCGAAGGCTTTCAAATCTCTCTAA
- a CDS encoding AtpZ/AtpI family protein encodes MDEDKKRLIKALGMISTMGISVAVAIAIGVLIGLKVDEWLGTKPWFFFIFLFFGIVAGFRNIYIIAGREIKKNESGKDK; translated from the coding sequence ATGGATGAAGATAAAAAAAGACTGATCAAGGCACTCGGAATGATCTCCACTATGGGGATTTCCGTAGCAGTTGCAATCGCCATCGGCGTTCTCATCGGGCTAAAAGTAGATGAATGGCTCGGCACAAAGCCGTGGTTTTTCTTCATATTTCTTTTTTTTGGAATTGTAGCCGGATTCCGCAACATATACATCATTGCAGGAAGAGAAATAAAGAAAAATGAAAGTGGTAAAGATAAATGA